From the genome of Chloroflexota bacterium, one region includes:
- a CDS encoding 2-phosphosulfolactate phosphatase gives MNSPASTAARLRVALLPEVIEPDPVGVCAVVDVIRASTTLVELAGAGDPEVWLAADHAAARAAAVRLGTGVLLGGEEGGLRPQGYDFGNSPREVAAGAYAGRRAIFVTTNGTNALRRWSTARKTFVGALRNCSAVARCLVEEAGAAGSMTVVCAGKEGTLALDDVYTAGVIVARILELRPEVELDETAIVALRVARSQPDAEAALAESQSAQALVEVGLWDDVPYSAVLDASSAVPELGGEGQLRLLEDG, from the coding sequence ATGAATAGCCCCGCCTCCACCGCGGCGCGGCTGCGCGTGGCGTTGCTGCCGGAAGTCATCGAGCCCGATCCGGTCGGCGTGTGCGCGGTGGTCGACGTGATTCGCGCTTCCACCACGCTCGTCGAGCTGGCCGGGGCCGGCGATCCCGAGGTTTGGCTGGCAGCCGATCATGCGGCGGCCCGAGCGGCGGCGGTGCGGCTGGGAACCGGGGTGCTGCTGGGCGGCGAGGAGGGCGGACTTCGGCCCCAGGGCTACGACTTCGGCAACTCGCCGCGGGAGGTGGCCGCCGGCGCCTATGCGGGCCGGCGGGCGATCTTCGTCACCACCAACGGCACCAATGCCTTGCGCCGCTGGTCGACGGCCCGAAAGACATTCGTGGGCGCGCTGCGCAATTGCAGCGCCGTCGCCCGATGCCTCGTGGAAGAGGCGGGAGCGGCCGGATCAATGACGGTGGTGTGCGCGGGCAAGGAGGGGACGCTTGCCCTCGACGACGTCTATACGGCGGGGGTCATCGTGGCGCGCATCCTGGAGCTTCGGCCAGAAGTGGAGCTGGACGAGACAGCGATCGTGGCGCTGCGGGTGGCGCGGTCTCAGCCGGACGCGGAAGCGGCGCTGGCGGAGTCGCAGAGCGCGCAGGCGTTGGTCGAGGTGGGGCTGTGGGACGACGTCCCCTACAGCGCGGTGCTTGACGCTTCGTCGGCGGTGCCGGAGTTAGGTGGCGAGGGTCAGCTGCGGCTGCTGGAGGATGGCTGA
- a CDS encoding LppX_LprAFG lipoprotein, whose translation MPRRIAQGGLSLLVIGCLAVAAFACGESESEAAPAQEAAPAQAAAATAAPEPTAAPTPTPAPTPTPTPTPAPTPTPTPTPLTEADVLQRAGAVMSAAKTFDFSLTHEVGTSEFLPGLAVEEVKGQLEIPDKLRVEFSGLFGDIPIQVELIKIGDLHYITNPLTGVWEEVPAANSPVGFFRPEEGIAAVMSSIAATFDGPEGDVYSLSGTLPASAFAALIGDTLVDSVVDVSIEIDADSFHLTKIRFAGQVSPLDDPSVVRIVELSRFGESVSIEAPDTGS comes from the coding sequence ATGCCCCGTCGCATCGCCCAAGGCGGGCTGTCGCTGCTGGTCATCGGCTGTTTGGCCGTTGCCGCATTCGCCTGCGGCGAATCCGAATCGGAGGCTGCGCCCGCCCAGGAGGCCGCACCCGCCCAAGCGGCCGCAGCCACCGCCGCCCCTGAGCCAACCGCAGCGCCCACCCCGACTCCTGCTCCCACGCCCACCCCAACGCCAACTCCCGCCCCTACGCCGACGCCCACGCCGACGCCATTGACCGAGGCCGACGTCCTCCAGCGCGCGGGCGCCGTGATGAGTGCCGCCAAGACGTTCGATTTCTCGCTGACCCATGAGGTGGGCACCAGTGAGTTCCTGCCCGGGCTGGCGGTCGAGGAGGTGAAGGGCCAGCTGGAGATTCCCGACAAGCTGAGGGTCGAGTTCTCCGGCCTGTTCGGCGACATCCCCATCCAGGTCGAGCTCATCAAGATCGGTGACTTGCACTACATCACCAACCCGCTCACCGGCGTGTGGGAAGAGGTCCCGGCGGCGAACTCGCCAGTCGGCTTCTTCAGGCCCGAGGAGGGGATCGCCGCGGTGATGTCGTCGATCGCGGCCACCTTCGACGGCCCGGAGGGCGATGTCTACAGTCTCTCGGGGACCCTGCCCGCCAGCGCCTTCGCGGCGCTGATCGGGGACACCCTGGTGGACTCCGTCGTTGACGTGAGCATCGAGATTGACGCGGACAGCTTCCATCTGACCAAGATCCGGTTCGCCGGACAGGTCAGCCCCCTGGACGACCCAAGCGTCGTGCGGATTGTCGAGTTGTCGCGGTTCGGCGAGTCCGTTTCCATCGAGGCCCCCGACACCGGTTCCTAA
- a CDS encoding NAD(P)/FAD-dependent oxidoreductase → MKIAIVGAGITGLTLAYLLRKRGHAVEVFEAGGAPGGELATVEVGGEPIERFYHHLFTHDRFMIGLCEELGIADRLDWHEPLMGFYAGGRVHPFTSPLDLLRFGHLSLPARVRLGLGTVLLQRRRSYAAFEDRTAAEVMPRYTGREAFEKIFRPLLEAKFDRHWEGVSMAWMWARLMSRARTRTPDKRRERLGYFRGGFRVVVDALARTITERGAALHLRSPVQEVTIGSPGAPALRVGGQAVDADAVVATVGLPIIRRILPEERRDFTNSLAATNYVGACVVLMEIERQLSEYYWTNIGDRSLPFAGLIEHTNMVERERYGGQRLLYVSNYLPPEHEFFHIDDDALIGRFVEPIQRVFPRFAREQIGRSWVSRDPVAQPVIAAGYQRRKPAYRSPIPGFYICNTSQIYPEDRGTNYNVRIARECLEVLDGDAPELTSRQA, encoded by the coding sequence CGGCGGCGAGCCCATCGAGCGCTTCTATCACCACCTGTTCACCCACGACCGCTTCATGATCGGGCTGTGCGAGGAGCTCGGCATCGCGGATCGGCTGGACTGGCACGAGCCGCTGATGGGCTTCTACGCCGGCGGGCGGGTGCATCCATTCACCTCGCCGCTCGATCTGCTGCGCTTTGGGCACCTGTCGCTGCCGGCGCGCGTGCGGCTCGGTCTTGGAACCGTCCTCCTGCAGCGCCGCCGCAGCTACGCCGCGTTCGAGGACCGGACGGCCGCCGAGGTGATGCCCCGCTACACCGGGCGCGAAGCCTTCGAGAAGATCTTCCGACCGCTCCTCGAGGCCAAGTTCGACCGCCATTGGGAAGGCGTGTCCATGGCCTGGATGTGGGCGCGGCTCATGTCGCGCGCCCGCACCCGCACGCCCGACAAGCGCCGCGAACGCCTGGGCTACTTCCGCGGCGGGTTCCGCGTCGTGGTGGACGCGCTGGCGCGCACGATCACTGAACGCGGGGCGGCGCTGCATCTGCGCTCGCCGGTCCAGGAGGTCACCATCGGATCGCCCGGAGCGCCGGCGCTACGGGTCGGCGGCCAGGCCGTGGACGCCGACGCCGTGGTGGCGACCGTGGGCCTGCCGATCATCCGGCGCATCCTGCCCGAGGAGCGACGCGATTTCACCAACTCCCTGGCGGCCACGAACTACGTCGGCGCGTGCGTGGTGCTGATGGAGATCGAGCGCCAGCTTTCGGAGTACTACTGGACCAACATCGGCGACCGCAGCCTCCCCTTCGCCGGGCTGATCGAGCACACCAACATGGTCGAGCGCGAGCGCTACGGCGGACAGCGGTTGCTCTACGTCAGCAACTACCTGCCGCCCGAGCATGAGTTCTTCCACATCGACGACGACGCCCTGATTGGCCGCTTCGTCGAGCCGATTCAACGGGTCTTCCCGCGCTTCGCCCGCGAGCAGATCGGGCGCTCCTGGGTTTCGCGCGATCCGGTGGCGCAGCCGGTGATCGCGGCCGGATACCAGCGCCGCAAACCCGCCTATCGCTCGCCCATTCCCGGCTTCTACATCTGCAACACGTCGCAGATCTATCCGGAGGACCGGGGCACCAACTACAACGTGCGCATCGCCCGCGAATGCCTGGAGGTGCTCGACGGCGACGCGCCCGAGTTGACGAGCCGCCAAGCGTAG